The Apis mellifera strain DH4 linkage group LG13, Amel_HAv3.1, whole genome shotgun sequence genome includes a region encoding these proteins:
- the LOC408427 gene encoding piezo-type mechanosensitive ion channel component isoform X9: MSKYWLNVALIRVVLPLVFTACVVWRPVGLSLVYLALMLYSPHVPIPDSKTMAGHTGHYLKTCIGLSFLTTTSQITFHIVLLALPTYGHFLHNCEPMEVIFRHLGFVRLDSATEWEIFFWLTPELIVLPTSTIIYFICRFLSQKTITEEGDASLHQNIEASKKIVDGNIKIINFLGRIGTYVVLASLCIAASLKPSIEGGFYFLIFLGASTWWACNKELRKGFAKLCRILMAVVVLHILVLLSYQNQIPQELIPVNSTWQRYLALIPVYRINCSNPRYVEYTDYTDWLIYGYSLRLFWLYFVLALQSQFLSKKPNVAFTNEAFQAKKVKRLSGKLENLNTPLSRHVSIRRRTPSQRWQSARRKARLMRFGSGRTGLLQDSTGSVIVQDGHQDDNIQMQSLSDAGPDEQSGVIEHIIMAVYSIFQLIINSSYLATNIIMMTWSIMYHSWTTFALLLWALILWMVPNKRALMMKCSPFIVFYSMLLVIVQYVYSMDLTEEELPTQINGIKVSEIGFIKTDQLSCWHLVVKCLFLSMFWITMRQYTGERSRQRRSSALRDMVAPLHVSVSTATTAMNHEAPEIKSKFMLDVGILLKKLLTKFWIAVVTIMLFICGITGERMTVFRIIYMSLFLVLVITFQISWTVWRKMMYPFWLTVIGYSVIMLILVYTYQFHNFPEYWNYLHIDENLQKDIGLEKYEIKDLFVRLLTPTFFVIITVLQIHYFHKDFLEATDLEKFGLEDPNHQIERPSHSPMIVTMPPSSPEQIFLNDEKPKYTLKQLKHMSKIEFVALFSDITTHVKNFYNYIWLFFEIHMRKIIFISVMLLCVNDVCAINLIFVLISVIMINFRRSVQICTVNIVAAIIGILMVGKMLYQIQYINHSNWDINCTIVPENHRFSSNNTMYNIAEWFGIKKAEPGNLAELLKGYIGIIVVTTLRKIIRIRQCFYRKARGEPLDRPYVMFPSITRPNADEGIPQCLKFLFNYAFYKFGVEFCLIGIVALIATRLDFYSVLYGVWLLILFCLRRRVLCKIWPFFKFFIIILLPIQYAFVVAPPPWLCIDYPWEKSRILRVLQEWMYLPDPDFPPNARKLMCDFLLLMMIVRQSLVFKIEKRSEASGEEFPAGHNYSVYENIEKPNFVNPVKDYVSDAHTYLDIVKRGVLISLMWIALSIVFLAGTERTNLFSLGYLIGAFVFLWQGSDFYLRPVQTILTWWNLLIGYNVVVIFAKSLFQGVGCVMIEQMQMVACPFIQLFGIICVRKFKSPITDLIPEKLDCDVPEEDIGMIWDGLCFTFLLFQKRLFKSYYFFHIVNETKAMSILASRGAELLEELHQKRIEIQETIEKNVLQKLKFKMDQIKANQRKIQGPSYREPEIHAVDTLYPRTRPLYRVRAPKTNKEAIRSGDYYMFDELDDDDVTDMIPDTESEKREAEKQRELEQRGRRMTISEAADVTSVETEEKDVEEREKTPEVEEDKKDEEEIPMKEERISIATYFNFLIVIINSTFISMTRYLNRFSRDYRYIRKVLTKEKKLLKAKPDLQMGIRLGINKMWQPMNFLKKESTNGNTEEIHDAGEGPSQPRPQEQSTLFSEISPVQHDDDRGELSEADQPPVIQFLASIWFAILSHSSLFCYFMVFLHQIKNASVLSIPLPLMVFFWGSLTIPRPSKTFWVTLIAYTEAIVIVKCIFQLEVLPWNRDPAPNNPLFTPRIMGVERKFNYALWDLLLLLVVFFHRFMLKSLGQWTSLSLKPRKIIPSTLTLVPSKPSERGQGEPVTLRHETKDNILTTPKGRILNLQPSVIDGESVRTSDEYEQLVAIQGEERSPMDEDFNKVMKLMIIKYTEPMKHFFHKIISPYGKEKTNVYAYMFLCDFFNFLLFIFGFSAFGTQQGDGGVATYLQENRVPMPFLLMLLLQFSLIIIDRALFLKKSILGKLIFHYFLILGIHIWMFFILPSVTERRFNERLPPQIWYMVKCFYLLLAAYQLRQGYPTRILGNFLCKNYSIINYVLFKGFMLVPFLFELRAVMDWIWTDTSMTIMDWFKMEDIFANIYQIKCMRGVETDFPQPRGEKKSQISKYLMGGAALFFMIGLIWFPLLLFALGGTVGISNLPYDVSMKIRIGPHEPIYSMSAQGQSIIEYSEFDYTRFVNLYAKDKTAMTFLENYIHSDVAAVRLSGFSRKLWNISPPDLEKLIEELRDNKTTVIVHVEWTVSRRTDAKDATGITTTIRDIKLKPYENKEFNPVRETLADILSNLTMPHTSTIILPYAFPKFLKVTGRTITIVPQLMMPKWLEIENDKKVKNNYLYRNISLSLSLEPDCCSHKKWWVVNEVCNDTLYENLLSRVPLNDCKYIMMYLFNDKTFPEGLSFISGLGILGLYTTAVIVISQMTRKVVTDLAPRIMFDDLPYVDRILRLCLDIYLVRESGELSLEEDLFAKLIFLYRSPETLIRWTRLPEEGERTDNEDQDDADEDAAISRQ, encoded by the exons ATGTCCAAGTATTGGCTGAACGTGGCCCTCATCAGGGTTGTCTTGCCGCTCGTCTTCACCGCAT GTGTAGTATGGAGGCCTGTAGGATTGTCACTAGTTTATTTGGCTCTGATGCTATATTCGCCCCACGTGCCAATACCGGACTCAAAAACAATGGCCGGCCACACGGGCCACTATTTAAAAACTTGCATCGGCCTGTCTTTTCTCACAACAACCAGCCAAATCACTTTCCACATAGTTTTACTGGCTCTGCCCACTTACGGACACTTCCTCCACAATT GCGAACCTATGGAAGTGATCTTCAGACACTTAGGTTTCGTAAGGCTAGATAGCGCGACCGAGTGGGAGATATTCTTCTGGTTGACACCAGAATTAATCGTCCTACCCACtagtacaataatatatttcatatgtcGTTTCCTATCGCAAAAAACCATCACCGAAGAAGGAGACGCCTCATTGCATCAAAACATCGAGGCCTCTAAGAAAATCGTAGATGGAAATATTAAG ATCATCAACTTCTTAGGACGCATAGGTACTTACGTGGTACTGGCATCGTTATGCATCGCAGCATCTCTGAAACCTTCGATCGAAGGCGGTTTCTATTTCCTCATCTTCTTGGGAGCTTCGACCTGGTGGGCGTGCAACAAAGAGCTTCGAAAAGGGTTCGCCAAGCTGTGCAGGATCTTGATGGCGGTCGTGGTACTTCATATCCTGGTTCTGCTCAGCTACCAGAATCAAATACCTCAAGAATTAATACCCGTGAACAGCACTTGGCAACGATACCTTGCCCTGATTCCCGTCTATCGAATCAACTGCTCGAATCCAAGATACGTGGAATACACCGATTATACAGATTGGCTGATTTACGGATACTCCCTGAGACTGTTCTGGCTTTATTTCGTTCTGGCGTTGCAATCACAGTTCCTCAGCAAAAAGCCG AACGTTGCTTTTACTAACGAGGCGTTCCAGGCAAAGAAAGTGAAACGTTTGAGCGGGAAACTGGAGAATCTGAACACTCCGTTGTCCAGGCACGTTTCCATCAGGAGAAGGACACCATCTCAAAGATGGCAATCGGCGCGACGAAAGGCTCGC TTGATGCGATTTGGGTCCGGGAGAACGGGGCTACTGCAAGATTCAACCGGAAGCGTCATCGTCCAGGATGGCCATCAGGATGACAACATTCAGATGCAAAGTCTCAGCGATG ctGGCCCAGATGAACAATCCGGAGTTATCGAGCATATCATCATGGCCGTATACTCGATCTTCCAgttgataattaattcgtcTTATCTCGCCACGAATATCATAATGATG ACGTGGAGTATAATGTATCACAGTTGGACAACTTTTGCACTCTTGTTATGGGCATTGATCCTTTGGATGGTCCCTAATAAACGGGCTTTGATGATGAAGTGTTCTCCCTTCATCGTTTTTTATTCGATGCTCCTTGTCATCGTGCAATACGTTTACAGCATGGATTTGACGGAGGAAGAATTACCAACGCAAATAAACGGGATAAAAGTGTCGGAAATCGGTTTCATCAAAACTGATCAGCTAAGTTGCTGGCATTTAGTGGtcaaa TGTCTATTTCTATCGATGTTCTGGATAACCATGAGACAATACACGGGCGAAAGATCGAGGCAGAGACGTTCCTCGGCGTTGAGAGACATGGTGGCACCGTTGCACGTATCTGTTTCGACAGCCACCACAGCGATGAACCACGAAGCCCCGGAAATTAAAAGCAAATTCATGCTGGATGTCGGtatacttttgaaaaaattgttgaccAAATTTTGGATCGCAGTGGTGACCATCATGCTGTTCATTTGCGGAATCACTGGTGAACGTATGACGGTGTTCAGGATCATTTACATGTCTCTCTTCCTTGTTCTAGTTATTACTTTCCAG aTATCTTGGACAGTTTGGAGAAAGATGATGTATCCATTCTGGCTCACAGTTATCGGTTATTCCGTAATCATGCTGATTCTTGTATATACTTatcaatttcacaattttccagaatattggaattatttgcATATCGACGAGAACTTGCAAAAAGATATCGGTTTAGAAAAATACGAGATTAAGGATCTTTTCGTTAGATTACTCACACCAACATTCTTCGTAATTATTACGGTCCTTCAGATCCATTATTTCCACAAAGATTTCTTAGAAGCGACCGATCTCGAGAAATTCGG actCGAGGATCCAAATCATCAAATCGAACGACCGAGCCATTCACCAATGATTGTAACCATGCCACCATCCTCCCcagaacaaatttttctcaatgacGAAAAACCTAAATACACGTTGAAACAGTTAAAAC acATGTCTAAAATAGAATTCGTAGCGTTGTTCAGCGATATAACGACgcatgtaaaaaatttctacaacTATATTTGgctctttttcgaaattcacaTGCGaaagatcatttttatttccgtGATGCTTCTCTGCGTCAACGAT GTCTGtgctattaatttaatattcgtctTGATATCAGTTATAATGATCAATTTTCGAAGAAGCGTCCAAATATGCACCGTGAATATAGTGGCAGCGATAATCGGTATATTAATGGTTGGAAAAATGCTGtatcaaattcaatatatcaatCACAGCAATTGGGATATTAATTGCACG ATAGTTCCAGAGAATCATCGATTTAGCAGCAACAACACTATGTACAACATAGCGGAATGGTTTGGAATAAAGAAAGCCGAGCCGGGAAATCTGGCAGAGTTGTTGAAAGGCTACATAGGGATCATAGTGGTGACTACTCTCAGAAAGATAATTAGAATTCGGCAATGTTTCTACAGAAAAGCTCGAGGAGAACCTTTGGACAGGCCTTATGTCATGTTCCCCTCAATCACCAGACCGAATGCTGACGAAGGAATACCACAATGCTTGAAATTCCTTTTCAATTACGCATTCTACAAGTTTGGCGTGGAATTCTGTTTGATAGGGATCGTGGCACTTATCGCTACCAGACTCGATTTCTATTCTGTTCTCTACGGTGTCTGGCTTTTAATATTGTTCTGTCTGAGGAGAAGAGTCTTATGCAAAATTTGGCCCTTCTTCAAGTTCTTCATCATAATTCTTCTGCCTATTCAATATGCTTTCGTCGTGGCACCTCCTCCCTGGCTTTGCATAG acTATCCATGGGAAAAGTCGAGAATTTTGAGGGTATTACAGGAGTGGATGTACCTGCCAGATCCTGATTTTCCACCTAATGCTAGAAAATTAATGT gtgATTTTCTGCTATTAATGATGATCGTCAGGCAGAGCCTCGTTTTCAAAATCGAAAAGCGGAGCGAGGCAAGTGGCGAAGAGTTTCCAGCCGGTCACAATTATTCCGTGTACGAAAACATAGAGAAACCAAACTTCGTTAACCCTGTGAAGGATTACGTGTCCGATGCTCACACTTATTTAGATATAGTGAAACGTGGCGTATTGATAAGTTTGATGTGGATCGCTTTATCGATCGTGTTCCTTGCTGGAACAGAGAGGACTAATCTGTTCTCGTTGGGTTACTTGATCGGCGCGTTCGTGTTCCTCTGGCAAGGAAGCGACTTTTACCTGAGGCCAGTTCAAACGATTTTAACGTGGTGGAACTTGTTGATCGGCTACAACGTGGTCGTCATATTCGCCAAGTCTCTGTTCCAAGGTGTCGGTTGCGTGATGATAGAGcag atGCAAATGGTAGCGTGTCCGTTCATTCAATTGTTCGGTATAATTTGtgtaagaaaattcaaaagtcCGATCACCGATTTGATCCCGGAAAAATTGGATTGCGACGTGCCCGAGGAGGACATAGGGATGATCTGGGACGGGTTGTGCTTCACCTTCCTATTATTCCAAAAACGATTGTTCAAGAGCTACTACTTTTTCCACATAGTCAACGAAACGAAAGCTATGAGCATCCTGGCGTCGAGGGGCGCGGAATTGTTGGAAGAGTTGCATCAGAAACGCATCGAGATCCAAGAAACCATCGAGAAGAACGTGTTGCAAAAGTTGAAGTTCAAGATGGACCAGATCAAGgcgaatcaaagaaaaattcaaggcCCCAGTTACAGGGAGCCAGAGATACACGCAGTCG ATACTCTCTATCCAAGGACACGGCCGTTGTACAGAGTTCGCGCGCCAAAGACCAACAAAGAgg CTATTAGATCGGGTGATTATTACATGTTCGACGAAttggacgacgacgacgtcaCCGACATGATCCCGGACACCGAGTCCGAGAAGAGGGAAGCGGAGAAACAACGCGAGTTGGAGCAACGCGGAAGAAGAATGACCATTTCCGAG gcTGCTGATGTGACATCAGTAGAAACCGAGGAGAAAGACGTGGAGGAACGTGAGAAGACACCGGAAGTCGAGGAAGATAAGAAGGATGAAGAGGAAATACCgatgaaggaagaaagaatatcTATCGCGACGTATTTCAACTTTCTCATAGTGATAATTAATAGCACCTTCATCTCGATGACAAGATATCTGAATCGATTTTCACGGGACTACAGATACATTCGTAAAGTTttaacgaaagagaaaaaattattgaag gCAAAACCAGATCTACAAATGGGGATACGACttggtataaataaaatgtggcAGCCAATGAATTTTCTGAAGAAAGA ATCGACTAATGGAAATACCGAGGAAATTCACGATGCTGGTGAAGGTCCTAGCCAACCACGGCCGCAAGAGCAGAG CACACTTTTCTCCGAGATTTCACCTGTTCAACACGATGATGACCGTGGGGAATTATCGGAAGCCGATCAACCACCAGTCATACAATTCTTGGCGTCTATTTGGTTTGCAATTTTGTCGCATTCGTCTCTATTTTGTTACTTCATGGTATTCCttcatcaaattaaaaatgcgTCTGTTCTCTCCATCCCTCTACCTCTCATGGTATTCTTCTGGGGTTCGTTAACCATCCCTCGACCCTCGAAAACGTTTTGGGTAACGTTGATCGCGTACACCGag gcAATTGTTATAGTGAAGTGCATTTTTCAATTGGAAGTATTGCCTTGGAATCGAGATCCTGCACCGAATAACCCTCTCTTTACCCCTAGGATTATGGGGGTTGAacgcaaatttaattatgccCTGTGGGATTTATTATTGCTCCTCGTGGTGTTCTTCCAcag atttatgcTCAAGTCATTGGGTCAATGGACATCTTTGTCTTTGAAaccaagaaaaattattccttcgaCTTTAACTTTAGTTCCGTCTAAACCATCCGAAAGAGGCCAAGGAGAGCCTGTTACATTACGACACGAAACGAA GGATAATATTCTCACGACACCTAAGGGAAGAATTCTAAACCTTCAACCAAGTGTGATCGATGGTGAAAGTGTGCGAACCAGTGATGAGTACGAACAACTTGTCGCGATTCAAGGGGAGGAAAGGAGTCCTATGGACGAAGACTTTAACAAAGTTATGAAACTGAT gATCATCAAATATACAGAAccaatgaaacattttttccataaaatcaTTAGCCCATATGGAAAGGAAAAGACGAACGTATACGCGTACATGTTCCTCTGcgactttttcaattttttgctgTTCATTTTTGGATTTTCCGCATTTGGA acacaACAAGGTGACGGTGGTGTGGCAACTTATTTACAAGAGAATAGAGTTCCGATGCCGTTTCTATTGATGCTGCTATTACAATTCTCATTGATAATCATCGACAGAGCCTTGTTCCTAAAGAAATCGATCTTgggcaaattaattttccattactTCCTAATACTCGGCATTCACATTTGGATGTTCTTCATTTTGCCGAGTGTGACTGAAAG aCGATTCAACGAGAGGCTACCGCCTCAAATTTGGTACATGGTCAAGTGTTTCTATCTCTTATTGGCAGCCTATCAATTAAGACAAGGTTATCCAACGAGGATACTCGGTAATTTCCTATGCAAGAATTACAGTATTATCAATTACGTTTTATTCAAAGG ATTCATGTTGGTCCCATTCCTGTTCGAGTTGAGAGCAGTGATGGATTGGATCTGGACTGATACTTCCATGACAATAATGGATTGGTTCAAAATGGAAGATATCTTCgccaatatttatcaaatcaaa TGTATGCGAGGGGTAGAAACAGATTTCCCTCAACCACGAGGCGAGAAGAAGAGTCAGATAAGCAAATACTTAATGGGTGGTGCCGCTCTATTTTTCATGATCGGACTAATATGGTTCCCTTTGCTCTTATTTGCCCTCGGTGGCACCGTCGGCATCTCCAATCTACCATACGACGTTTCCATGAAAATAAGAATCGGCCCCCACGAGCCCATCTACTCAATGTCGGCGCAAGGCCAATCCATCATCGAATACAGCGAATTCGATTACACGAGATTTGTCAATTTGTACGCGAAAGACAAAACTGCGATGACTTTCCTCGAGAATTACATACATTCTGATGTTGCTGCTGTGAGATTGAGCGGATTCTCGAGGAAATTATGGAATATATCTCCGCCAGACTTGGAAAA ATTGATAGAGGAATTAAGAGACAATAAAACAACGGTGATTGTTCACGTGGAGTGGACGGTGTCTCGGAGGACAGACGCGAAAGATGCGACTGGAATAACCACGACAATTCGAGACATAAAATTGAAACCGTATGAAAACAAGGAATTTAATCCCGTGAGAGAAACGTTAGCCGATATACTTTCCAACTTAACCATGCCCCACACTAGCACTATCATATTGCCGTACGCTTTCCCAAAATTTCTGAAAGTAACCGGTCGTACCATCACCATCGTTCCGCAATTAATGATGC cGAAATGGTTGGAAATAGAGAacgataaaaaagtaaaaaataattatctgtaCAGAAACATTAgtctttctttatctttggAACCGGACTGTTGCTCGCATAAAAAGTGGTGGGTTGTCAATGAGGTATGCAACGACACTTTGTACGAAAATTTGTTAAGCAGGGTGCCTCTAAATGACTGCAAATACATCATGATGTATCTATTCAACGATAAAACGTTCCCCGAAGGATTGAGTTTTATCAGTGGATTAGG AATCTTAGGTCTGTACACTACGGCCGTAATAGTGATAAGCCAGATGACCAGGAAGGTGGTGACCGATTTGGCGCCAAGAATTATGTTCGATGATCTGCCCTACGTCGATAGGATACTTCGATTGTGCTTGGATATTTATTTGGTCCGTGAAAGTGGAGAGTTGAGCCTCGAGGAAGATTTGTTCGccaaattaatattcctttaTAGATCGCCAGAGACGTTGATCAG GTGGACAAGGCTTCCCGAGGAAGGGGAGAGAACTGATAACGAAGATCAAGATGACGCGGATGAGGATGCTGCGATATCTCGGCAATAA